Proteins encoded in a region of the Enoplosus armatus isolate fEnoArm2 chromosome 16, fEnoArm2.hap1, whole genome shotgun sequence genome:
- the smad10a gene encoding mothers against decapentaplegic homolog 4, which translates to MWTDSELGHHDASELSGHSLADQLNTSIMSVNPPSSNDACLSIVHSLMCHRQGGENEGFAKRAIESLVKKLKEKKDELDSLITAITTNGVHPSKCVTIQRTLDGRLQVAGRKGFPHVIYARLWRWPDLHKNELKHVKFCQYAFDLKYDNVCVNPYHYERVVSPGIVGLSLQNTAATGGLIKEEYIHDCIQMDLPPGMPLSDHQVALKLPPPDHYGQPLPPSQLSSEPHGPPPVTRYTNLPVSPKVSGSGSMLPLQGGHGDGRLQTASPQAQVMTPAPRPPTPTQPPPQQQAAQQPSQPSHPQQPSLPPPHSHGQNGYSSNKHSQSQAAFHTVWTGSSTASYTPIGPQQNGRGHQQPPLHHSNHHWSQHHGSASFPPSVSNHPGPEFWCSISYFEMDVQVGEMFKVPSSCPVVTVDGYVDPSGGDRFCLGQLSNVHRTDASERARLHIGKGVQLECRGEGDVWMRCMSDHAVFVQSYYLDREAGRAPGDAVHKIYPGAYIKVFDLRQCHRQMQQQAATAQAAAAAQAAAVAGNIPGPGSVGGIAPAVSLSAAAGIGVDDLRRLCILRLSFVKGWGPDYPRQSIKHTPCWVEVHLHRALQLLDEVLHTMPLADPGPAN; encoded by the exons ATGT GGACTGATTCAGAGCTGGGCCATCATGATGCCAGTGAACTTTCTGGTCACTCATTGGCTGACCAACTTAACACCAG CATCATGTCGGTGAACCCTCCCAGCAGCAACGACGCCTGCCTCAGCATCGTCCACAGCCTCATGTGCCACCGGCAGGGCGGCGAGAACGAGGGCTTCGCCAAGCGCGCCATCGAGAGTCTGgtgaagaagctgaaggagaagaaggacgAGCTGGACTCGCTCATCACTGCCATCACCACCAATGGCGTCCACCCCAGCAAGTGTGTCACCATCCAGAGGACGCTGGACGGACGGCTGCAG GTGGCGGGGAGGAAAGGCTTTCCCCATGTGATTTACGCGCGGCTGTGGCGCTGGCCCGACCTCCACAAAAACGAACTCAAGCACGTCAAGTTCTGCCAGTACGCCTTTGACCTGAAGTATGACAACGTGTGCGTCAACCCCTACCATTACGAGAGGGTGGTGTCGCCAGGCATCG TTGGTCTCAGCCTTCAAAATACAG cagcaacaggcgGGTTGATCAAAGAGGAGTACATCCACGACTGTATCCAGATGGACCTCCCACCCGGCATGCCTCTGTCTGACCACCAAGTGGCCCTGAAGCTGCCTCCTCCAGACCACTATGGCCAGCCCTTGCCTCCCTCGCAGCTGTCTTCTGAGCCCCACGGACCCCCACCTGTCACCAGATACACGAACCTGCCTGTCTCACCCAAAG TGTCCGGCTCTGGATCCATGCTGCCACTGCAGGGCGGCCACGGCGACGGCCGCCTCCAAACTGCATCTCCACAGGCTCAAGTCATGACCCCGGCGCCGCGACCTCCGACCCCAACCCAACCCCCCCCTCAGCAGCAGGCAGCCCAGCAACCCTCACAGCCCTCCCACCCGCAACAACCCTCCCTACCTCCTCCACACTCGCACGGGCAGAACGGATACAGCAGCAATAAGCACTCTCAGAGCCAGGCTGCCTTCCACA CAGTTTGGACAGGCAGCAGCACAGCCTCCTACACTCCTATAGGACCCCAGCAGAACGGGCGCGGTCACCAACAGCCTCCCCTCCATCATTCAAACCACCACT GGTCTCAGCATCACGGCTCAGcatctttccctccttctgtgTCCAATCATCCAG GACCAGAGTTTTGGTGCTCCATCTCCTACTTTGAAATGGACGTTCAGGTGGGTGAGATGTTCAAGGTGCCCTCCAGCTGCCCCGTGGTGACTGTGGACGGTTACGTCGACCCTTCAGGAGGCGACCGCTTCTGCCTCGGCCAGCTGAGCAACGTCCACCGCACAGATGCCAGCGAGAGAGCCAG GTTGCACATAGGTAAAGGCGTGCAGCTGGAGTGTCGCGGGGAGGGCGACGTGTGGATGCGCTGTATGAGCGACCACGCTGTGTTTGTACAGAGCTACTACCTCGACAGGGAGGCGGGCCGAGCACCAGGCGACGCTGTGCACAAGATCTACCCCGGGGCGTACATCAAG GTGTTCGACCTGCGGCAGTGCCACagacagatgcagcagcaggcGGCGACGGCTCAGGCTGCAGCTGCCGCACAGGCAGCGGCTGTGGCGGGAAATATTCCCGGTCCGGGCAGTGTCGGAGGCATCGCACCTGCAGTTA GTCTGTCTGCGGCAGCGGGGATCGGCGTGGACGACCTGAGGCGACTGTGCATCCTGCGGCTCAGCTTCGTGAAGGGCTGGGGGCCGGACTACCCCCGGCAGAGCATCAAACACACGCCCTGCTGGGTGGAAGTGCACCTGCACCGCGCCCTGCAGCTTCTGGATGAGGTGTTGCACACTATGCCTTTGGCAGACCCAGGGCCTGCCAACTGA